The window TGCGAACTCCCCTCTCTACCAGTGGCAGGCTCAGAGTGGTCGGCTCCCATGGCAGTATTGGAGTGGTCTGAAGCTGATCTGCCACCGATGTAATCTGACTCGACATATTCGGTATCGAAATCCTCCGGTCTCCCTATGCTGGAAATAATGGAATGGACATCTTCATCGGTGATGCAGTTGATTCCGAGTTTCAACCGGTTTCCAAACAGTTCGGCAATACGGTTCTCAATATCGTTTACGATCTCATCTCCCCCATCTTCGCGCGAAAAATACCTTTTCAGACTCTCTATATACTGTTTCAACAATTCATATGCAGTCTCCTCAATTGCGATGACCTGCCCCTGGAAATTAATGTTGATTACTTTTTTCATTGTTCGGTGGTGTTTGATTCATTATCTGCTTTTTTGTAGTTGGCTTTAACAACGGCTTCAACTCCGGATGACAGCTCAATCCATGTCGCCTCCAATAGTTGATAAAACTCTTCACCTTTCTCTGTCAGAATAAAATATTTCCGTGGAGGGCCAGACGTACTCTCTACCCAACGGTATGTGAGTATCTCGGCATTCTTCAACCGGTTGAGCAACGGGTAGAGGGTCCCCTCAAGAAGTTGAAGCCCCGCACTTTTCATCTCGTCGATTATATCGCCCGGATATGCTTCGTTCCGCCGGATTATCGCCAAAATGCAGTACTCCAGAACCCCCTTCCTCATCTGACTCTGGGTATTTTCTATATTCATTTTTGTTTTTTTTATATTTATACTGCTATCAATAGCGCAAAGTTAAACTAAACAAGGTAATATGCAATGCAAAGTACCAATGATTATTCTCATTTTAACTTTATTTAATAAGATTACCACTGAAAAATGAGCCATTTCCGAACTACAAAATGGTATCGGATACCGTGCCCACAAAGGGCAATCCCCCGCATAAGCGGAAGCCGTTTGTTGGAATTTAGCGCTTTTATCCTTAAGTTTGCACAACAAACGCAATTTATGAAACCCAAGAGACGAACACTATATTTTTCATTTCTCTTTTTGCTGGCACTCACTTCTGCCTCTGCACAATCCTACACAAGTCCGTTGAACGTCACCCCGGCACTGAGTGCCAATTTCGGGGAGTTACGGAGCAACCACTTCCATTCGGGAATCGATTTCAAGACAGAACAGGCAGTCAACAAGCCTGTACTGGCCATCGACGACGGGTATATATCGCGAATAAGTGTATCTCCAGGGGGATATGGCCTGGCGCTCTATATTGAACACCCCACCGGACACACCAGCGTTTACGCGCACCTGAACAGTTTCTCGCCTCAAATTGCAGATTATGTCAAAGAGAAACAGTATGAACAGGAGAGTTATCGGGTTGAGCTCTATCCCGAGCCAGGGCTTCTGGAGATAAAAAAGGGGCAACAAATCGGACTGAGTGGAAATACAGGCAGTTCTGGAGGGCCTCATCTCCACTTTGAAATACGTGACACCCCGTCGCAAGACCCGCTCGATCCGCTGCTCTTTTACAGCCCGATTATTCCCGATACACAAAATCCCGATATTCGGGGCATTGCATTTTATCCGGTAACAGGCAAGGGTGCGGTGAACGGCAGCAATACCCCCCTTCGACTTGGAATATCGAAAAGCAAGTCGGGTCAACCGATGGCGCTCTCCCGGCCGATAGACGCCTGGGGCAGAATCGGCATAGGCGTAAGGGCGTACGACCGGATGAACGGCCAGTCCAACATCTATGGAGTGAAACATGTCAGGCTCTATGTGGACGAAAAGCTGGTGTTTAGCAGTACAATCGACAGGTTTCCATTCAGTAAGTCGCGCATGCTCAACTCTTTTATCGATTACGAGACTTGGAGAAAAGAGGGTTCATTTTTCATGAGATCCTTTGTGGAACCTGGCAACACCCTCGGCTTCTACAACAGTACCGGCAACGGATATATCGATATCGACGAGGAACGGGACTACCGGATGCGATATGAACTGGAGGACCACCATGGCAATATTCTCGTCTACCCTTTCCTGGTAAGGGGGAAGCAACAATCCATTTCACCGCCGCCCATGTGTGAAACATTCATGCCGTGGACATTGCATAATAGAATCATGAATGTCGACTTCATGCTCGACATCCCGCCGGGCAATCTCTATAACAATGTCTGCTTCTCGTACCGGAAAAGTGCCTCCACTGCTTACTATTCCGATATACATCAGGTGAACAGCTCGCCGGTTCCACTCCATCACCGGGCTACATTATGGATAAAGTTAACTGCAGACACACTCGACAACAGACGACAGTATGGCATTGTAGAGGTTTCGGAATCGGGCAGGAGCAGCTGGATTGGAGGAGTCTACAAAGGAGGGGGGATGGAGACCTCCATTTATGAACTGGGTAGGAGATATGCCGTAGACAGGGATACAGTTCCCCCAATGATCTCTCCCGTCAACCCTGAAAAGTGGGTGAATGGCAGAAGGATAGAGATCCGGCTGACAGACGATAAAAGCGGAGTCTCTTCATTTAGAGGAACCATCAACGGAAAATTTATCCTCTTTTCACACGATATGAAATCATCACTCTACACCTATATCTTCGATGACTCCAGACTCGAAAAGGGGAAAAGCCAGGAGTTTCACTTCGTGGCCACCGATGGAGCAGGCAACATTGCTGAATATGGTTACTCATTCGAATATTGAACAGCTTGCAGTTTTAGCCTTGTAGCGCCAATGTCTCCATTGCCAGGCGTATCTCACTTTCGCTTCCGGTGTGTTTCCCTTCCACGTCCGAGAGCTTAACGCACTCTTGCCACTGCTCCTTCTCGGTCATCTTGCAACGGAAGAGCTTCATCACGATGTTCATCCCCTTGATGTTGTTGCCCACATCATTGGTCAGGTTGGTTCCAATGCCGAAGGTAGCCCCGATACGCCCGCCACAGTAGTTTTTGATCTGAATGGCCCTCTCCACGTTCAGGCTGTCTGAAAAAACAATATATTTCAGTCGCGGATCGATCCGCAGCTCTTCATAACGGCGAATAACCTTGTCGACAAAAGCCAACGGATCACCGCTATCTTGCCTTAGGCTGGTAAAGAGCGCAGCATGTTTCTTGCTGAAATTCCTCAGGAAAACATCGGTGGTATAGGTATCGGTCAGCACCGTTCCCAGATCGCCATCATAGACGTTGATCCAGTTTTCCATCGACATATAGTTGGCCATCTTGTAGCCATAGACCGATCCATGAAACTGCACCCACTCGTGCGGGTGTGTACCGGAAACATTCACATTGTGCTTGTAGGCCAGGTAGACATTGCTGGTGCCGAAGAATGCATCGCCGGCATGCTCCTTCATCAATGCGGTGACCCGGTCCTCAACCTCGAAACTGAACCGGCGACGCATGCCGAAAAGCGAAAAGGTGATATTGTTCTCTTTCAGTTTTAAAGCCTTGTCAATGGCAACTCTCTCCATATACTGCAGGTCGGGGTATTGACCTTTCTCCCTGAAATAGAGTTCGGAAACTGTTGCAAGAATCGGCGTTTCCCACAGCGTAACGCGGTAAAGCAACCCTGTGGCGCTGATTTTCAGTTTACGGTTCTCCAGGGAGACCTCCACCTCCGATGGATCGAAGCGAAATCCCTTCAGAAAATCGATGTAGGTGGGCGGCAGGTATGGCATTTTTTTCCTGACAAACTCCTCTTCCTCCCTCGTCAGACTCAACTCCTTCATATTATTCAGCTCATGCCTCACCAGTTCATCAAAACCTGCGGGATAATCACCGTTGTTCCTGTCCACAAACATAAACTGGCCCCAAGCACGTGGGAAAAGTTTGCTGTAAGCGTAACCTGTGGTAAATTTGTAGAGGTCTGTATCGAGAATACTTTTTATTATCGCCATATTTGCAACTGATTTATTTCAGTTTTAAACACATGAGAAGAGAATCGGTTCACACAACAAGATCGACTCGCGCTCGCCATCAAACCGACATACGAACAAAAAAATCAGTTGCGTTGTTTAATCGACTCTTTCACCGGATGTACGAATGAAACGTTTTCTCAATATTCTCATCAATACTGCCATAGCCAATACCTCCACCTTCTTTCTGTGGAGTGCACTCTCTTTCTGGCTCTACCTCGAAACCCACTCGGTACTGATCCTCTCGCTACTCAGTGGTACCTTCATGATACTGGTTACCCTGTCGGGCATGTTTTTCGGCACGATTGTGGATAAACACCGGAAGAAGCGGGTCATTGCCGTTTCGTCTGCAGTTGCCCTCATCTTTCTGTTGCTTGCCGTTTCGCTTTTCCTGGTTTACGACCGGGAAGCGATTGCCGATATCTCGTCGCCCGCCTTCTGGATCTTCTCGCTTTCCATCCTGTTGAGTGCCCTGGTTAGTAACCTTCGTGCAATAGCGCTGTCCACCACTGTATCGATCCTCGTACCCAAGGAGGATTATGCCCGGGCAAACGGGATGGTGGGCATGGTACAAGGCTTTGGCATGATTGCCAACACTGTTTTCAGCGGACTGGTCATCGGAAGACTGGGAATCGAGTGGGCTACCTTCATAACGGTTGGGTTGTCGTTCGCGGCACTGATCCACCTCTTCTTTGTCCCGATACCTGAAGAGCGGCTGCATCACGATCCCGAAGTATTGAACAAGCAGGTGGACTTTAAAGGGGCCCTGAAAGCGATACATTCTGTTCCGGGATTGATGGCCCTGATCATTTTCACTACTTTCAACAACTTCATTGGCGGTATATTCATGGTTCTGCTCGATCCGTACGGACTGGAAATGTTTTCGGTGGAGTTGTGGGGCCTCCTCCTGGGCTTCACCGGCACAGGTTTTATTTTCGGGGGCATGGCGATTACCAGAAAAGGATTGGGTAAACAACCGTTACGGACGTTGCTCTACGGCTACGTGATCGGAAGCCTTATCTGCCTGCTCTTCACGATCCGCGAATGGCCATGGCTCTTTCTGGCAGGAATCTTTCTCTACATGTTTTCCGTACCGTTTATTGAAGCGGCAGAGCAGACCATCATACAGACCGTTGTACCCAAGATCAAACAGGGCCGGGTTTTCGGTTTTGCTCAGACAGTGGAGTCGGCAGCCACACCCATTTCGAGCTACCTGATTGGCCCTGTCGCACAATTTTCCATCATTCCCTTTATGGAGAGTGGTGCTGGCAAAGAGGCGTTTGGCTGGCTGCTGGGAGAGGGCAATGCCCGGGGTATCGCGCTCACCTTCCTCCTGTCCGGAATCTTCATGCTTCTCCTGTCGCTGCTGGCTTTCCGTACCAAAGCCTATCACCGCCTGTCGGAATCGTTCAGGAAATCAAAATAGGGTCACCCAACAATTGCCTCCGTCAGTTCATCCAGCGAGAATCCGGCAAAGTAGTGGTTGAACCCGATGGTGGAAAGTGCTTCACGGACATCCTCAGGGGTATACCTGACCCCAACGAGCAGATTCTCCACTTCCGACAAGTCGCTGTTGTTACCGAAGAAGGTTCCATAAAATCTGATCTGCTGAATCTTGGCATTCTTCACATCGGCAAAGACCTGAATCTTTCC of the Petrimonas mucosa genome contains:
- a CDS encoding PadR family transcriptional regulator, which gives rise to MNIENTQSQMRKGVLEYCILAIIRRNEAYPGDIIDEMKSAGLQLLEGTLYPLLNRLKNAEILTYRWVESTSGPPRKYFILTEKGEEFYQLLEATWIELSSGVEAVVKANYKKADNESNTTEQ
- a CDS encoding M23 family metallopeptidase, which encodes MKPKRRTLYFSFLFLLALTSASAQSYTSPLNVTPALSANFGELRSNHFHSGIDFKTEQAVNKPVLAIDDGYISRISVSPGGYGLALYIEHPTGHTSVYAHLNSFSPQIADYVKEKQYEQESYRVELYPEPGLLEIKKGQQIGLSGNTGSSGGPHLHFEIRDTPSQDPLDPLLFYSPIIPDTQNPDIRGIAFYPVTGKGAVNGSNTPLRLGISKSKSGQPMALSRPIDAWGRIGIGVRAYDRMNGQSNIYGVKHVRLYVDEKLVFSSTIDRFPFSKSRMLNSFIDYETWRKEGSFFMRSFVEPGNTLGFYNSTGNGYIDIDEERDYRMRYELEDHHGNILVYPFLVRGKQQSISPPPMCETFMPWTLHNRIMNVDFMLDIPPGNLYNNVCFSYRKSASTAYYSDIHQVNSSPVPLHHRATLWIKLTADTLDNRRQYGIVEVSESGRSSWIGGVYKGGGMETSIYELGRRYAVDRDTVPPMISPVNPEKWVNGRRIEIRLTDDKSGVSSFRGTINGKFILFSHDMKSSLYTYIFDDSRLEKGKSQEFHFVATDGAGNIAEYGYSFEY
- the pncB gene encoding nicotinate phosphoribosyltransferase, producing MAIIKSILDTDLYKFTTGYAYSKLFPRAWGQFMFVDRNNGDYPAGFDELVRHELNNMKELSLTREEEEFVRKKMPYLPPTYIDFLKGFRFDPSEVEVSLENRKLKISATGLLYRVTLWETPILATVSELYFREKGQYPDLQYMERVAIDKALKLKENNITFSLFGMRRRFSFEVEDRVTALMKEHAGDAFFGTSNVYLAYKHNVNVSGTHPHEWVQFHGSVYGYKMANYMSMENWINVYDGDLGTVLTDTYTTDVFLRNFSKKHAALFTSLRQDSGDPLAFVDKVIRRYEELRIDPRLKYIVFSDSLNVERAIQIKNYCGGRIGATFGIGTNLTNDVGNNIKGMNIVMKLFRCKMTEKEQWQECVKLSDVEGKHTGSESEIRLAMETLALQG
- a CDS encoding MFS transporter — encoded protein: MKRFLNILINTAIANTSTFFLWSALSFWLYLETHSVLILSLLSGTFMILVTLSGMFFGTIVDKHRKKRVIAVSSAVALIFLLLAVSLFLVYDREAIADISSPAFWIFSLSILLSALVSNLRAIALSTTVSILVPKEDYARANGMVGMVQGFGMIANTVFSGLVIGRLGIEWATFITVGLSFAALIHLFFVPIPEERLHHDPEVLNKQVDFKGALKAIHSVPGLMALIIFTTFNNFIGGIFMVLLDPYGLEMFSVELWGLLLGFTGTGFIFGGMAITRKGLGKQPLRTLLYGYVIGSLICLLFTIREWPWLFLAGIFLYMFSVPFIEAAEQTIIQTVVPKIKQGRVFGFAQTVESAATPISSYLIGPVAQFSIIPFMESGAGKEAFGWLLGEGNARGIALTFLLSGIFMLLLSLLAFRTKAYHRLSESFRKSK